The nucleotide window catcatagacagttttTTCTTCAACGAAAATGGAAAATCGaattattcatatctagtgatcagtgacacaaatactttgttaaacatcactctgattccacgcacaagtactctgaagttgacataaaaatatgctgcagtttctcattgacaatatctattTAGTGTTTGGTCACCAAGTCTTTCATGAAACGTGCTCCTTTGTTTGCTGATTTGTTTATATTATTGTGAAGCAGTATTTATTCCAAAACGTCTATGTGACAAGAAAAACTATCTTGCTGTTACCTCAGAGTCGCCCACCTCTGCTCTATACTTTAAAATGTTCTtgaaaatatacacatgtattaccGCCAAACTAACAACCCAACTTCATGATACACGGGATGAATTCAGCTTCTCAATTGTCAacttcctacatgtatattgatgtagcaatattctattatcacctggatataatgtttatgtgactcagctgattcgatacgcaagagtttgttctgaaTACAATCAGTTATTgcatcgaggcaggctactaacaagcaagttgatggtgcaggagtttcaacagtctcctttaaaggCAGTATTTCGAAAATTCTAAGTTGGTTATAGCGATCTATCTTGactatacaacctatcattgggtgacgtgtttcatactaattgttaaaACCGTTTTCTGCACATTGATtctgactatggataactccgtttacctgatcaaaatatagagcTTTTAACGGGtttgaccagtcgacagggtatgattactcctcctatggACTTGATCctacctttggtatatccaggggtccctgtttgctcaaccctttattttgtattgctcataggaaTCATGAGAGTGGTCACTaatcgttatattcacctttcatcaggtACCCAGGAGGGGTAAGTATTCCCTGTTAACAGGTCACACCCATTTCAAGACCTTTAACTTGATCAGGTGATGTAGCGATCATTTTTATGTCAAGAGGTCTTTGTTCTATTTCAAATCATTGCATAATGTCATTTTCGTCATACAACTCTGAGGtatttttataacaaatcatTCTTGTTATAAAACACATATCATTTTTCgaatatatttacatatcatCTTCAGTTATTCATGAATTGTATTCACTGATGTATTATCTAACATTCATTTGAAACATTCTCTCTTATAACAGGACATTATGAAGTGCACATTATAGATGGTGACCTAACAACCAACACGTCCACACTGTGTCGGAATTTCAGTTTTACCGGATCAGAGATCTTAAAGCAAAACAACAAAGCCTTGGAATGTTACAGAGAAATGACAGGAAATACAATTAGAATTATAAGAACAGATTATGGACCAATGAGGCTGTTTGAGTTGTATCCCATAAGTAAATATGATTGGATATTTATAATTCACTAAGGCTTTGCCAGTAATTGATCATCCATTCTATATAtgctattaatatttatcaatctAAGTATCGTGAAATGTAAACTACATTTTAACTTGACCAAAAAGCATAGACAAAAACAGGTTGAGtcacataaatataaatataactacACATTTCGATAGTTTATGTTAAATAATGGTAGGAAAACTAATCTCCGCAAAATCATTTTGATTATGAGAGATATGATTCTGACTCCGGTTACCACTATTTCAAGACCATGTATCAATGGAAATATTCTTCGATTGAAAACAAGTATCAAATTATTGCCTGTCTTACTGTAATGAAACTATACTTTtagtttgtcccgaaaaccacTACGGACCAAACTGCGCTAAATGTAAAACGGGGTGTATATCCTGTAGTCCTATCACTGGTGTATGTTTCAACTCCACGTGTGATCAAAAAACAGGTAGGTGTGGGAATTGGACAACAGAAATGGCTACACACAGCATCGCCTTTGACGAAGACACACCTATTACTAATGAAATGAACGTCATTCAAGGTATCCtctgatattttaaaattactctGATATCATTCTGTTAGTGTGTAGTGAAGGTTTTATTCACAAGATGGAGATTATTGTgacaaaaatatgatattgatattaaacatATCAAATGCAAAGATAATGTTATTGTAGTTGCCTTATCATGAGTGCGCTTTGTCTATTTTTTCTCTTagctttttgtcttttgatTTGACGcagatgtgtacatgtatatccattcACGTTTTCAATTGTGAAGAATTAAGTTTTATCGTCATTCAAACTTTTTGAGGGGGTACTGGGTAATACATGTGTACTTGATTGACACCCGGTGCTTGTCAGTTAAATATAAAAGGTGACGTAATACCTGTTTTACCATCCCTCTATTTATTTGAGTCATGAAAAGGAAAACTCTGCGAACTTCATTTCAatataaatacactgtaaatCTTGTGGTACTTGGCACTCGATTAGAAGATGCATGTATTAAGCTAAATATCGGAATTACTTTGAGTGGACTTGACAGCCAATTTGTGACAGTGTTGTGTATTAATTCCTTGCGACAATAAACCAGCATTGGGCAccgatattgtatatatatattgtaagttAATGATTTCGTATccttatattttttcttcaaaaattgtaaataaattatataaatttttgGAATATATTTGTGCTGAATTACTACTGGTCATAGGGTAtgttctgacccataacagtaGGAGTAATgcgattgattactgttcgttaacttTACGTGTTCAGCACATATAACGCCGTCCGTTATAtggtgattttgactacgggttgcTCCGTTTACAggatcaagatataggcctcAAAGCGGAGTAACTAATTAACTATGGATATTTCATCCTTGCTTTacttaattttgtatcttttatatgATTTGTGagcttgattttgttttgttcatatGCTTAACTATATAAAGTGACTATTTAAAAAAGTATTTCTGATTTGTATTCGTCAATAATGAAAAGAACCATGCTAAAAACTTTTCTATTAGGTCACCTGGAACATGCATTCtatcaacaattttgaaattgactATTGTAAATCATGACGTATAAGACTTTTTATTCCAGGCTTTTATTGAATCCATACCCTTGTATTATAAACTAGTATAAGATAAACTAATTACTGAAATAAAGCATTTTAAAAACCATTAATAAAAACAGGTAATCTGTAGATTCGAAAACAGAAATGGTTACACACAGCACCATCTCAGACGGAAACACACCTATTAATAAAGAAATGGACGACATACAAGGTATACTCTATTATCTTGTAATCAACCTGATATCACTCTGTTAGCGTGTAGTGAAGTTTTGGCATGATTCTCCCGTGTTCGTAAAAAAAAACTGAGCATGCAgtattgtacatatacattatttggagaattgatatgttgtatgAGTAATATGAACATACATAAAAGTAACGTATTTCTTCAGAGGACAGGTCCAACAGAGGGGACCAGACTCAGTCCATCATAGTGCTGTCTGTTCTCGTGGTGATAGCTGTGTTTTTGGTCTTTGTTGTGGTTTTCCGCTTTAAAAAAAGGTAACCGTTTCACATATCACCGATCAAGGTCAGTAATAGAAATATCCATAGATATccaagtcagtatttcgcaaattataatgatctagtggttataatgatctagtttgtcaatacagcctgtcattgggtcaaatgttgctTGACGTGTTCCATGCCAATTGTTTGACAGTTCttaattttgattacggataactccacttactcctcctagacacacgatcccacctctggtatcttcaggggtccgtctttgccctactttttatttttatgagaTTTTCTATGAGAtaagttatcttcacctttcttgaaCAACTTaattattgattgatatgaTTTCTTCAAGCTGCGGGCTGTATAAAGAGCAGGGGCTACAGAATGTATcaaatttgtaaattctatTAACAAAATGTGCATTTCTGTAGATTCCTTATGTTACGGGGGTATTTTACATCGCGAAATGATTAATGGACGAGAAATCTTGAGAGAACATGGATTTGTTAGTGGTCTGTTGATTTAAGTACAATTACAATATGTAGGAATATACAATACATAGAATAATGATTCTAAACTACTGTTTGTAAATTACCTACATTTTGTGTTTATTTAAGAACGAAGACACCAAAAGTGGAAACAAATGAGGAAAATGTCTTTTCCGTGGAATTCCATCGAGTAGAATCAAGAAATGAATCTGAACTAGAGGAGATTCCCCAGAACGAGGTTGGCGATGTTGAGGATGAAATCATCACCGTAGAGTACAGTAATCTGACGTCACAAAGGGTCTCCATTGATCAGTTCATCAGCGAATTACCAGAAAAAAGAAGCAACGGAATACTGGAGAAAGACTTCGATGTTTGTATTCAGTTTTGTCATGAATCTTGTACTCTAAGTATTCATCAAGGACTCATTACGTCACTAAAGTATTTATAgtatatttctgaaaatgagGAAAACACAAACTTCGTTTCCTTTCATGAAAACATGTACAACACTCAATAAGTCCGTATTGTTTCGTACATGTAgattttattattaaatgaatgaaataaactATTTTTCCTTCAGAATGAATTTAATGTATTTGCATCATTCTGTTTGAATATAGGATCTTCCTACAGGACTACTAGAGTCCTACTCCAATGCTCTGAAGGCTTCCAGCAGAATGGGGAATCGATACAAAGGAATTTATCCATGTGAGTACACACTTATGGACACATGCGgcgtttctgacattttctccgaaaaaaaatcatttgaatgtaaatataaaaataaaatttcattttcgaaaATTACTTCCGGGTATGAATTGCGACTTTTTATGTCAGCAATCTAACGCTCTCTAAATAGTATGCTGTCGTAAAGCGTcccagttcatgccctcatgtattttttaaaaaaaaaatgaaattcttttcTTAAGTATTCATCATTTTAATGTTAAGATTTGCGCAAGTCTCACAGACATTTCTTCTCACGTTCCTAGTTTATAAAAAAGTATGCTACTTAGTTCTTACTTAATCTTTATGGCAATTTAAGGACATGCACGACATTTCTAAGATCTTCtctaaaatatttcttattcgCTTCCTCGATATAGATTATATCAGACTGGGTACCTTAGTGGTTAGATCACTTAACTAGCAATACAAAGGTCCCAGGTAAGATACCCGATTGTTCCATAGAATTTAGTGCATTGCACGtgaaatgtcacgaaaaatCATACTTTTAACGATAAAAGTCGCATGTGTCCTAATTTTGACATCAGAAGTTAAAACAAATATCTTCTGCTGTCGATGAGTTTTGTAAAagagatatttttctgttgatTATCCTTTTTCAGATGACTATAATCGCGTGAAATTGATGAGAACATATGCAAATGAGAACGATGATTTTGTCAATGCatcgtacatacatgtaagtatgcCACCATGATACTTACAAAATCACTAGACATCATTTCTTATATAATATGAAAGAATAATTCCTAGCTTTCGGATTGGCCGAGAGCTACAACAGCACTTGAGGCCACTTGTTATATTTCCTTGAATGGATTTCCCAGGCACTAAATACCGTAACAATCAAACAAAGAAGGAAGTTATTATATCTGTCAAGCGAGGTCAAGTtccaatgatttattttcaggGTTTCAACAAAGAACGAGAGTACATAGCCGCACAAGGTAGAATCACTATTTTAGAAAACAcaattacattttcaaaaaaaaaaaaaaagaaaaaacaaatcgCAGATGcaaacaatttaattttttcctttaatgctattgaatGGTCAAgaactagttttttttttaaatcacatatTTTTTGGTTATTTCATCAAACTCGATCAAGAATATATCACTAAACCTTTAAACATACATAGGTCCCTTCAATTCCAAGACGTTGGAGGATTTCTGGACGATGATCTGGCAGAATGACGTCACAAGGATCGTCATGCTGACCAACATGTACGAAGGAGATAGGGTAACTGCTCTAGAATGAATGGAAATAATTGTTGAGTGATTGGCGTCCTTATATTGGTTATGATAGAACATCCGAATCAATGACAATAAACGATTATCCAGAAAAAAATGTGGTAGATGAGTATGTTAATGGGCAAAATGTCAATAacataattaagaaattaaGCATTTCttaacaataaaaaaatcttacttTCAGTCATCTATGTTCATCAAATAGCATCCGTTATTTGTTTACTGCTGAGATGAATTCAATCACAAGAATAAATCTTTTCACAATACCATTGACATATGAAATCCTAAATCATTTTAGTCCAGTCCTGAGTAATATGAGAAACATTGCAGTTCTAACCACAACGTGTACAGTTTGTTTATATTAAAACACACTTCTAGAAACGTCTgaattacaaaacaaaatatgaaattggtTACTAATGAAGACTCCAAAACATTTCGTTATTTCGCTAGTCACTTTATCAAAATAGCCATTCATAAATACTTTAAAACTTACATGAGGTGATATTTGTTCATAAgcaatacatagaaaataaatacaatatacatgcacTTCATCACTatagaaataaattcaaatcattTTTTCCGAATTCAAATAGGTAAAACTCAAGATGTGTCTCTCAAATTGGATAGTGTTTCTGAAACATGCCTGTgcattgtttttctttaaatcacATGTTAACAATCACGTGACCGTTTGCTCTCTCACTCTATTGAGGTCTACGTGTTTCAGATGAAGTGCCTTAAGTACTGGCCGGACACGGATCTGGACATCGGTCAATACACCATAAGACTGGACAATGTGGATGTGTACGACCACTACGTGCTGAGATATATGGTTGTTCATTGTCAGGTGCTTATTTCCTCTGTTTTCTACACCACACACCAAGGTGTATTGAACTATAATCATCCTTTGACATTTGTTAAAACTGCTACAGTTAGCATACCCTATAATCATCTCCATTTTGGCATGTAAGACATATCCTTTTCTAACATTAACCTGTTCTTGTATTCATTCTAAAATGTTACActctatacatgtacctaataaTACTGCAGGAAGAGGAGAAGAAAGTGACCCAGTTTCACTTCACCACCTGGCCAGACAAATCCATCCCCGATGATCCAACGTCACTCGTCTACTTCCGTAACCTGGTTAGAAATGGACTGACCATATCTGATGGACCGATAGTTGTTCATTGCAGGTATACGAATTAGGTGTTACCTATCATTGAACTAAGAGCCTTACGTACAGTGtagttcattatatatatatatatatatatatatatatatatatatataacagtttaatacCAGGAAACACGTTATCATATCATTATCTTTGATCTTGTAGCGCTGGAATTGGGAGAACTGGAACATTCATCTCAATTGATTACCTACTAGAAGAGGGCGCTGCAGAACAGACAATCGATGTCAAGGGATACATTGCTTCTTTAAGACAGCAGCGCGGAGGATCTGTGCAAACTTGCGTAAggtccatatatatatatatatatatatatatatatatatatgtgtgtgtgtgtgtgtgtgtgtgtgtgtgtgtgtgtgtgtgtgtgtgtgtgtgtgtgcgtgcgtgcgtgcgtgcgtgcgtgcgtgcgtgtgtgtttTTAAGGGTGAATTGGCAACATCACATGCTCCAGGGTATCGTAACAGTACAATTCCCAAAGTTCAGATTAATCAGGTCGCTTTGTTAGACTACCCGCATCTATTCGTCATTTTCCGTCATGTATTGCACGTCTTTGTGTGTTTTTCCTCGTTTtgtgtttaaaagaaaaaagttaacATAACgaacaacaatcaatcaatctcatacaaACTATAACAAATACAGATTTTGTAACATGAAAGTTATGCAATCAGGTACCGCAGAAAACACCAAAGGTCTGACCAGAAGCCTAGGGGGAGTGATCATATCTTGCTGACAGGTCACACCGTCATGATTCCTCCAACTGGTATGACACACTTTCGAGGTCATtcaacccaatgataggttgtagatGCGAATGACATCGTTATAAAGAGCTTACAATTTTCGAAAAGTTgatttttaaacacattaaaaaacTTATTATTTACGTACTCCTGTCCCGGAATATGATGATGAACAAGCTGAAGTAattccgtttgtcatgaagttaaGTTGTCAGTTTGCAGTTGTTCAGTAAACTTCGAAATGAAAACGGAGAAGATAAACTCTCCCCAATGATAATACAAAAAAGCACGTAAATTAGTAAAGGAGCGCAATTAGCGTTCATGGGAATTCCATGAGGAAGTCCGCATCTTTTTTACATCTAAAATCAGAGTAAAgtttaataaagtaattttAGTATGAATGAccaaatatatcaatttctgagTTCAATTTTCATTGAGGAAACAGTGgtctatgatttcaaaatagCTAGTATTTAATTCATCGTGATTTATGAGTGCATACAGTGTGGAAAAATCgtaaattttgatgatttttggttttatctttttctaaatttatatttcccaaAGGAGCTTTGGAAATGTTTACAATTCACATTTCAATTTACACCGCTTCTCGCATATGTTGTACTTTAGGTCTAATTGTTTCTCTCTCACGTTTGTTCAAGCTgatatgaattaataaatacgtacatctttctcatcttatccgccatatttctctcaggtagcctaatttactctacccgtgtataccccaaatgtgattgtcacacctgagtgatttttctaggtggactcgaccagtgcacatctccgatagtaatatatagggaatgcgaaacaaataaaatcacatttcaaaacattatgctttgctcaaaattacaaaatatttattgtataccaatgcaacattccgaaagtttagataatttgtggggggggggatgcaaaaacaatataagactctcttatgagtagccatgaaatataaggtgattccacccgagggttgcaaaaagctgtgaaacccgaggctttgccgatggttttaccgcttttttgcaaccccgagggtggaatcaccttaatatttcatggcaactcataagagagtattctTCTTTCATATTTCTAgaattttccgttttccttgtgcctagcgacgccattgtgagaattttccaattagttaatttttgctgtacattaaaaataacatcagaatcgaattctactaccttcattttggcaacttCGTTGCCGACAGaaaatcggccgacgagtgtataagtaaattgtattagagttattcttctttgaataaatcaataatcagggtgatgcgtgacgcAACTCGACAgtcatcagcgcgaaacattttgacatacctaatcaaaatatgaatccacaacagcactttttttttcttag belongs to Ostrea edulis chromosome 7, xbOstEdul1.1, whole genome shotgun sequence and includes:
- the LOC125656056 gene encoding uncharacterized protein LOC125656056 isoform X1, which produces MSIMTTVKLYHLRIIYFYVTFFSGLVGTSSFVWKHIQQSSTNSSFVPSFGCDGDMETFSLTNDGVNQLWSVEMNNTYTIGWIFVSVGTADYEMYVENTEDQRPLKNFCLPEGSKLSSLQQLMTCEYPNSVIVKANKITIRQIGNGSMKIFEVKPIGLSRLSQMMVLNYTDSKALDGDMDTYYHSNENDQASWFLKLDKNYAMKWILLSVRGGHYEVHIIDGDLTTNTSTLCRNFSFTGSEILKQNNKALECYREMTGNTIRIIRTDYGPMRLFELYPIICPENHYGPNCAKCKTGCISCSPITGVCFNSTCDQKTGRCGNWTTEMATHSIAFDEDTPITNEMNVIQDSKTEMVTHSTISDGNTPINKEMDDIQEDRSNRGDQTQSIIVLSVLVVIAVFLVFVVVFRFKKRTKTPKVETNEENVFSVEFHRVESRNESELEEIPQNEVGDVEDEIITVEYSNLTSQRVSIDQFISELPEKRSNGILEKDFDDLPTGLLESYSNALKASSRMGNRYKGIYPYDYNRVKLMRTYANENDDFVNASYIHGFNKEREYIAAQGPFNSKTLEDFWTMIWQNDVTRIVMLTNMYEGDRMKCLKYWPDTDLDIGQYTIRLDNVDVYDHYVLRYMVVHCQEEEKKVTQFHFTTWPDKSIPDDPTSLVYFRNLVRNGLTISDGPIVVHCSAGIGRTGTFISIDYLLEEGAAEQTIDVKGYIASLRQQRGGSVQTCDQYIFLHEALVEGFSNSNVHHGCLFVL
- the LOC125656056 gene encoding uncharacterized protein LOC125656056 isoform X2, whose protein sequence is MSIMTTVKLYHLRIIYFYVTFFSGLVGTSSFVWKHIQQSSTNSSFVPSFGCDGDMETFSLTNDGVNQLWSVEMNNTYTIGWIFVSVGTADYEMYVENTEDQRPLKNFCLPEGSKLSSLQQLMTCEYPNSVIVKANKITIRQIGNGSMKIFEVKPIGLSRLSQMMVLNYTDSKALDGDMDTYYHSNENDQASWFLKLDKNYAMKWILLSVRGGHYEVHIIDGDLTTNTSTLCRNFSFTGSEILKQNNKALECYREMTGNTIRIIRTDYGPMRLFELYPIICPENHYGPNCAKCKTGCISCSPITGVCFNSTCDQKTGRCGNWTTEMATHSIAFDEDTPITNEMNVIQDSKTEMVTHSTISDGNTPINKEMDDIQEDRSNRGDQTQSIIVLSVLVVIAVFLVFVVVFRFKKRTKTPKVETNEENVFSVEFHRVESRNESELEEIPQNEVGDVEDEIITVEYSNLTSQRVSIDQFISELPEKRSNGILEKDFDDLPTGLLESYSNALKASSRMGNRYKGIYPYDYNRVKLMRTYANENDDFVNASYIHGFNKEREYIAAQGPFNSKTLEDFWTMIWQNDVTRIVMLTNMYEGDRMKCLKYWPDTDLDIGQYTIRLDNVDVYDHYVLRYMVVHCQEEEKKVTQFHFTTWPDKSIPDDPTSLVYFRNLVRNGLTISDGPIVVHCSAGIGRTGTFISIDYLLEEGAAEQTIDVKGYIASLRQQRGGSVQTCVRTSTSFFMRHW